Proteins from one Ornithobacterium rhinotracheale genomic window:
- a CDS encoding DUF4136 domain-containing protein has protein sequence MKHLYFIFSLFLLAACSSAHVDTDYDRGVDFSQIKTYNYFSDIDWNGVNQLDQTRIVRAIDQELKAKSWQKSDHPQVLIDIKPAEQVVTNTNTVGIGTGSYGGGFGTSMQVGIPIKTKKLQKDLVIEMLDATNQHLIWQGVFSKEFSTRADSEKIIQSAIQDLFKKFPPKK, from the coding sequence ATGAAACATTTATATTTTATCTTTTCGTTGTTTTTATTGGCCGCGTGTAGCTCTGCTCATGTAGATACCGACTACGATCGTGGTGTAGATTTTAGCCAAATTAAAACTTACAACTATTTCTCGGATATCGATTGGAACGGCGTCAATCAGCTTGACCAAACGCGAATTGTGCGTGCAATCGACCAAGAATTAAAAGCTAAATCATGGCAAAAATCAGATCATCCACAAGTTTTGATTGATATAAAACCTGCCGAGCAAGTCGTGACGAATACCAACACGGTGGGCATCGGGACAGGTAGTTATGGCGGTGGTTTTGGGACAAGTATGCAAGTGGGTATCCCTATCAAAACCAAAAAACTACAAAAAGATTTAGTGATTGAAATGTTAGACGCCACCAATCAACATTTGATTTGGCAAGGCGTGTTTAGCAAAGAATTTTCTACTAGGGCAGATTCAGAAAAAATTATTCAATCAGCCATTCAAGATTTATTCAAAAAATTCCCTCCGAAAAAATAG
- the murB gene encoding UDP-N-acetylmuramate dehydrogenase, translating into MAKIIENSSLKEFTTLALDVQAKRLIEIENIEDLKQYFTENKNPNFYVLGGGSNVLFLHDFDGDILKIELKGISVEKETENHIWIKAAAGENWHEFVLNCLVKDLGGLENLSLIPGTVGASPIQNIGAYGVEVKDHIESVEAFDIENLTLKTFSNAECQFGYRESIFKRTLKGKFIVTAVTFKLTKKNHELRILYGAIQQELSSKNIENPTIQEISDAVISIRSSKLPDPKVCPNTGSFFKNPIVPKEIYLQLEQKYPEIPHYRVDDAHVKIPAGWLIEKAGWKGKRVGKVGVHHMQALVLINPDFGTGKEVYDFSTEIIESIQNQFGIELEREVNIID; encoded by the coding sequence ATGGCTAAAATTATTGAAAATTCATCATTAAAGGAATTTACGACTCTCGCGCTCGATGTGCAAGCTAAACGCCTGATTGAAATTGAAAACATAGAGGATTTAAAACAATATTTTACCGAGAATAAAAATCCGAATTTCTATGTTTTGGGCGGAGGCTCAAATGTTCTTTTTTTGCATGATTTTGATGGCGATATTTTAAAAATTGAATTAAAGGGAATTTCCGTAGAAAAAGAAACCGAAAATCATATTTGGATTAAAGCAGCAGCGGGCGAAAATTGGCATGAATTTGTTTTAAACTGTTTAGTCAAAGATTTGGGCGGATTAGAAAATCTTTCGTTGATTCCAGGTACGGTGGGCGCTTCGCCGATTCAGAATATTGGTGCCTATGGCGTAGAAGTAAAAGACCACATAGAAAGCGTAGAAGCTTTTGATATTGAAAACCTTACGCTTAAAACCTTTAGCAATGCTGAATGCCAATTTGGATATAGAGAATCTATCTTTAAACGAACATTGAAAGGTAAATTCATCGTAACGGCGGTAACTTTTAAACTGACTAAAAAAAACCACGAATTACGAATTTTATACGGAGCAATTCAGCAAGAATTGTCTTCAAAAAATATTGAAAACCCTACAATTCAAGAAATTAGCGATGCTGTAATCAGTATTCGTTCGAGCAAATTGCCCGACCCAAAAGTTTGCCCAAACACGGGAAGTTTCTTCAAAAATCCAATCGTTCCAAAAGAAATTTATCTTCAGCTTGAACAAAAATATCCCGAAATCCCGCATTATCGTGTGGACGATGCGCATGTAAAAATTCCTGCAGGCTGGCTCATTGAAAAAGCGGGCTGGAAAGGCAAACGCGTGGGCAAAGTGGGCGTGCACCACATGCAGGCACTGGTGCTCATCAACCCAGATTTTGGAACAGGGAAAGAGGTTTATGATTTTTCGACTGAGATTATAGAATCAATCCAAAACCAATTTGGTATAGAATTGGAAAGAGAGGTGAATATTATTGATTAA